A window of Theileria parva strain Muguga chromosome 4 map unlocalized ctg_529, whole genome shotgun sequence genomic DNA:
TAATAAAGTGATAAATCgattaaatatataagaATTTAGGTTTTAAAATCCCCCATAggataaattttatttgaattatataattatgagGTGTGTAATATGCacatatataataacattGGTAGTAATAGCATATGTGAAATGTTCAGATAAATCACCTAATTTACAAGGAGAAGGTAATGGTGGAAGTTTAGTGCCTGATTATAATGACAgtgaagaagatgatgataattataaCGTAACTGAAACAAGTGGAGAAACTGAACCTACTCAAGATCCGCAGACACAAGTACAAACTCAagatgtaaattattatgtaaCAGGACCGTCAGATCCTTATTCATCTCAACCTCAAATTATAGATGTTTATCTGCTCCCTGGTACCCAATCACCACCACCTCAACCGCCACAACCAACTCAACCATTACAACAATATCAACCACCTCAACCACAACCTGTAGCAGTGCAATTTTATCCTCAAGTAATACCTCATCCTCAACCAACACAGCAACCGTATGGACCATACCAGCCACAACCTCAATATTACCCTGGGTATCAACAATACGTACCTCCTCCACAGCCACCACAGTATTACGGACCACAACAATATCATCCAGGAATTCAATACGTCCCATATCAGACGTTCCAAATACCTCAACCACAGGTTGGACCACCTCTGCCATATCAACCTATACCTTATCAATTACCGCCACAACCTATATCTTATCAGCCACAGCCACAACATATACCTTACCAACCACAGCCACAAATTGTACTAGCTCCACCACCTCAGCCCATGGTACAACCCATGGTACAAGCTCATCCTATAACACAACCAATACCTTATCAGCCATCTCAGCCAATTGTACAACCACAAGATGTAACTAGTCAAGGACCAATTCAAGATCAGGCACAGGAAACTACTGATAAACCTGAAGAAAAGGGGGCTGTTGGTGAAACTGGAAAATTGTCATTAGtgtttttgaaaaaaaataatcaagGGGATTTGGTTGAGATGACAAAGGAAGATTACAATGAAAAATCTTCTGGTGTAAATGTAGACAAATATTCGTTTAAAGCAAACCTTGAAGAAATGATATATAATGGTGAAAGTAtttataaacataaaaGTGAAAAACATTATAACAAAAGTTTAACTCATAACAAAAAGtttaatgtatttatttttcgTTTTTTAAATGGATTTGTTTGCGTCGAAAATATTAAAGGGACGTGGGTACAAACAGGACGCACTGTTCCCacttttattaaatttttttcacGAGATAAAAATGGTAAAGACTTTTTACTTAATGAAGGACATTACGATCTTTCACTTACTTGTTCTAAATCTTTTAGATATAGATTTTTATCAGATGTTACGTgtactaaaattattgttaaagATCTGATTGCTTGGGAACAAAGTACTGAAGGTTATCCCTCAACAGTAACTTTTACTATTAAAGGAAATGTAATGCTTCTTTTTGAAGATTTTACTATTGTTTTTGGAAAGAGTGGTGGAAAGTATAGATATTTGTATtctgtaaaaaataaaaaagatTGTGAGGATGATTAAGATATCATAATTTcgtaatatattttaatattttaaatatatcaaGTATAAATCTTATTAATTCGaatttatatatgtataaatacCAGATACAGAAATTAATAcatgtgttaatattattttatgagGTGGGATAACACTAATGATTAAATCCCAAAGTCATACATTGCTTAGTATTAAGAAAATAAGATTAGTATAACTTTCCgagttaatatattaattaacaGTGAATTGGTAAGATGTTATTACTATGTGTGTTCAATATTGAACTTGTAAATAAcgattaataatataataaaaaataaggaaacaaaatattatcagAATAAAAACTTTAGGTCTTTATTCTTAACTAAtatgtttaaataatattataatatatattatgttGAACTGTTCAAATATGTGTTTACAAAAAACATGAACTATAcatgttatttattacaaaGTAACAAGaatagataaataatattattaaaattaatcagATTGTGTTGGaaactttttaaagttttacttatttagtaaatttatttacgCATATATAACATACCGATCTTATAATTTGCAAAAAACACCCtacttttattatttaaatattttcaagtttggattctaaattttaactaattatatttgaTATATCCATTGGATagtttttataatttgtttgtAGATCCTCTCttagtaaaatttatacaaaGCATATTAATTATGAGATGTTCGACTTACACATCTTTACTAATAATCATAGTAATTGGATATACAGAATGTGGTGACAATCCAAATGATGATTTAGCTAACACAGAAGATACTATAGAAAATGTCAGTGGTGatgaatttgttaattttctGGTATCTGAAGCAACTGAATCATCAAAAGATGACCAAAAACAGGATTCTATTCCACAAACTTCTGGTGAAGTGGGTATTGAGGAAGAAACTCAAGAAGAAGCTAAAGTGTATGCAGAACTTCAGCCACAAAAACTTTATCAAGAACCAATAAAACAAGAATTCCAAATCAGTCCTCAACCTGTAGAGTACCACGATGATGATCTTTATGGACCTCATTCTATTACAGCTCAAACTCAATCATACTATCTGCCACCTACAGTACAGCCTCAACAGCAACAACCTACAGCAGAACAACAATATTTCTATGAACCGGAGCAACCACCACAAACATATGAACCACCTTCCACGTATCCAGTTCAACAATATCAACCTTACCAACCTCAAGGGCCCATTCCACCGCCTCCTATGGGACCACCTCTGCCATATCAACAAATACCTCATCAACCACCGcctcaacctcaacaacAAATAACCCAACCAGCGCAGTATTATGTACCACCTCCTATAAGACCAGTTCAACCTTATCAACCTCAGCAATATGCACCACCCCCTATAAGACCAATTCAACCATATCAACCATATCAACCATATCAACCTCAGCAACCATATCAACCTTACCAACCCTACCAACCCTACCAACCCTATCAACCTGAGCAACAATTTGGTCATTACCAACCACCGCCACAACAAATTTCACAACAAGAACTGATTTCACAACAAGAACCGATTCCACAACAAGAACCGATTCCAGAATATCAACCCCAACAACCCATTATATCTCAACAACCggatgataaaataattgaggaagaagatgaaAGTGATAAGTCAATTGAAAAACCAAGTAAGAAACCTAAAAAGAAAGGACCTAAgagaatttataaaaagtGTCAAAACAtaagtttaataaaaagGACTGATGATGGAAACTTGGAAGTAATGACAAATACAGACTATAAATCGATATATAAAGATGGTTCAAGAGAAAGATTGAGACTTTATGCAAATCTTGAACAAATATTTTGTGATGGTGAAAAAGCTTATCAACATGAAAAGATAACCCCTTATCCAAAATCACTAATTGTCAGTAGAAGAACTATGGGATTTGTTACTATTAGTGACAATGTACATATATTAGTTAGGAATTTAACGGGAAACTGGATAAAAATACTACGCATAGTTCCCGATTATGTTGAGTTTTACGGAGAAGACGTACATGGAAAAGTGTTTTTATTAACTGACGAGCAATATTATATGGATCTCAATTCTTCTGATACTTttaaatacacatttatatcAGGAATAAAATGTATCAGAGTTGAAGTTGAAGGCCTTTTGGTTTGGGAAAAAACTCCTGAAGATAAATATCCAACATCTATATctataattagtaaaacACATGTTTTGATCCATTATAGACAACATTATTGTGTATATGTTAAAAAAGATAATGGATATAAACTCACAAAAATCAACCCAAGAGCAAGAACTGATAAAAGTTGATTATTcaacaaataaaattttataatatatcatactaattttatacatattatactataaaattataggttataaatattaatattcttaatttactgtgtaaattttcGATAATGAGATCAAGtaatttgaaattaatttagatCTCAAATATATACGATAAAtgattgtaaaatttttattttcaaaacaccattcattaaaattgtgaaattttcataatGAATCTATGCGACACCTACAAAATTATACTGCTATTCATATTAATTGGATATGTGAAATGTGCAGATAAACCTGGAGATCAATCAAATAACGAGAATAATAGTTCAGAATCATATAGTGATACTGAAagtgatgaagaagataattttgatgtAACTGAAACTACTGGGCAAACTCAGGCACATCCACCGGAAGAAAAAAAAGAAACTAAACCTGTTAAACCAGAAAGTATATGTAAttcactaatttttatgaaGAAAAATGAAGAAGGTATTATTGTCCCCATGGATGAAGGAGagtataaacaaatatttgAGGATCCATAtaaaaaaaaatatttatttcaaaAAAATCTTGAAATGATACTTTGTGATTATAAAGTTATTTATGAACAAATACCGGGAAAACCTTATACCTCATctttaacacattttaaaaatgaaaacaCGTTTATAATTCGACGTGAGGGtgaatttatatttattatctgCCAAAGAAAAAAATGGGTAATATTCTCACGCAAACGTTCCGGGTTTATCAAACTTTACAGCCAAAATTCTAAAGGTAATTACGATGAGCTGGGCGATGATTCCTATCAAGTTAGGCTTAGTAGAAATGGAACATTAAGGTATGAATTTAACGAGAATGTTAAGTGTACAAAAATTATGGCTAAACAAACAGTAGTTTGGGAGAAAAAAGCTGATGACCCCTGTCCATTGCAGgttaacattaatttaaaaggTGATATTGTTCtttattatagtaaatattatattatatttactaaaaacaataaaaatcCTAAGTATTTATACAAAAAACCAAGAAAAAAAAGGCGTAAAATTAGACGACATAACAAATAAACATccataatatattattctcATTTACATactatatttttatatatattatactatatattatattgatgtgtttgataatttaaatatttatataaatggtTCATTTCAAATTGAAACTGACttcttttattattaatcaataatagattagtaaatataattagtaaatgtacattattaatttccAGATCCCCCATGGATTAGGGgaaaatatactatagaatgaataaatttacaacaTACTTATATATATTCATAATAATTGGATGTATAAAATGCTCTGATAAGCCTGGTGATAAGTCAGGTGACAAGAGTAGTGGCTTAGTACCATATAGTGATAGTGAagaagataattttgatgtAACTGAATCATCAGTGAAAACAACTGAACCTGCTGAAGAGGAACCACTCGAAGAGGAACCTGACAGAGATAAACCAGGACATGTCGAAGAAGGAAGAgaaaaatatgtaaaacaGGTGAGTGAACCATATAAAAAGGATGGAAAATGTGAAATAATAAGGTTCTTTAAAAAGAATAATGAAGGTGTTTTGGTTGAAATGACTGGTAGAGATTATACTGTATCATTTTCTGATaaaaaaatagttaaatatggATTCAAAGAAGATCTTGAACTTGTACTTTGTAATGGTGAAACGGCTTATAAACATGTACCTGGAAAGGTTTATTATTCATCATTGACTTATTATAGAAATACCAACACTTTAATTATTGTTGGTGGTGGTGAATTTCTCCGTatcatttataataaagGGAAGTGGAGAGCAAGTTCACGCAGAAGTCCAACAATTCCAGAATTTTACACCAAAAATTCGAAGGGAACTTATCTGTTACTATCTAGTGAGTATTACACTTTTGACATTACCCCAACTGGTTCATTTaaatacatatttatatcaGGTGTAAAGTgtagtaaaattattctcaataaattattagtcTGGAAAAAAACTGATGAACCAGAATATCCAACATCAATCATCATCACCTTAAGATTGAATGTTTTTATCTTTTTCAGAGGATACAGAGTTTTATTTGGAAAAACTGCGGGAAAATATAGACGAattggtaaataataaatgtatatGGGTATgatactcttaactatcGAGTATACCGCAACAGTACTAATCTAAATCACAGGATTTGTTAATATCTATTATAAAGTTCCATGTGGAAACCCCCAAATGCTATGTAATGAATcgtattttaaaaaattggaTTTTACTGGAATGAACGTTAGCACATATATCCTGTGACAAAGTGAAAACTTAAGAAATAGATGGATGATTAGGTCTGGCATATCATCAATTGAATGTTCTGAAAATTATAAGTATTTATTGTTGGCCAAAGCtgagaaaataaaatgattttaaaagatGAAATTTGGAGAGATTCACTTGTGAAATATGTTgaaagtatattatatgaaGGTAATTTGTCGACTAAAAttagaaatatttaaattatccataaaataatgttaaaaacATTGTATAAAAGTACTTGGATTGTTTAAATAACGGTTATAAATGTAAGATATTGTGACTTGATAAATTGGTAGAAATTTATCTCCAAGCTGTTAATAACTTgaacaaaaatataaatccTAAAAAATCAGCAGAATCAAGTGTAGATACATTTAACGAAGATTTAATTAGAATAACAAGTGATAAGGAAGACTAGATGAGACTgtaagaaaattaaaacaattaatttaataaatttatatatgttatattaaattagaaagtaatttattttagtcCATCCCCATCGATAAAGATCAAAAGGAtggattaaaattttaggtgATAATAGGATGTAAAATTActgattaaaaattttaagaacTTTGTTCTTGTATTTGTTACTCTGCTATGGCCGAAAACTGGCCGGCGCAAAGGGTAAAGATTCAGAGGGAAAGGCCTCCGGATCCGCtattgtaatattaactGTAGATGAACAACATCGCAATAAATTCACAGAAAATgatttaactaaatataaaatagaaGAAAATGATTGTGAGAAGaagtataaatttaatccaGGAGTAAAGTGCGTAGgaataaagtataaaaacgTTACGGTTTGGAAAATCCAGGGGAATAAATATCCAAAATCATTCacttataaaaaatatgataatatatttaaaattgagtttGAAAACGGATCTGTTACATACATTTTTGAAGATAATATCTGGAAACCTTCCACCACTCAAGATATAATTCCATTTTCTACACATGAATTTTGTTCCAAACTGAAACTATGTAAGTGTGATCCAGTTGATAGTAGTAAAACCGTTGCGCTTGAGTTTGAGGTGCTTGAGTATCCAAATCGTGATTCATTACTGTATTTGTTAGGTGGTGAGTGTACTGAGTTAATGCTTGGTGGTAAGGTTCTGTGGAAACGTATTCATGAACCCTATCCTACAtctttatactttaaatcATCTGGtttgttatatttaaactttGATCCATACTATTATGTATATGCTTATGATGGTAACAGCTGGGTTCTAAGAAAAGATCTCTCGCATCGTTCCGCCGTTAAGTTAGATCCATCTATGTATCCCAAAGATATCACCATTGTGACTGAAAAAACAGTTGGTGAGTCCTTGAAGCTGGTTGAGAATGATACAGACCTGTACAGGGTCTATGATCATGGTAATGGAATATTCTTATACGTCTTCGATACAAACTCTAGATGTGTCGAGGTAAAGTATCGTGGTCAT
This region includes:
- a CDS encoding SVSP family protein, encoding MTGRDYTVSFSDKKIVKYGFKEDLELVLCNGETAYKHVPGKVYYSSLTYYRNTNTLIIVGGGEFLRIIYNKGKWRASSRRSPTIPEFYTKNSKGTYLLLSSEYYTFDITPTGSFKYIFISGVKCSKIILNKLLVWKKTDEPEYPTSIIITLRLNVFIFFRGYRVLFGKTAGKYRRIGK
- a CDS encoding SVSP family protein, whose amino-acid sequence is MNLCDTYKIILLFILIGYVKCADKPGDQSNNENNSSESYSDTESDEEDNFDVTETTGQTQAHPPEEKKETKPVKPESICNSLIFMKKNEEGIIVPMDEGEYKQIFEDPYKKKYLFQKNLEMILCDYKVIYEQIPGKPYTSSLTHFKNENTFIIRREGEFIFIICQRKKWVIFSRKRSGFIKLYSQNSKGNYDELGDDSYQVRLSRNGTLRYEFNENVKCTKIMAKQTVVWEKKADDPCPLQVNINLKGDIVLYYSKYYIIFTKNNKNPKYLYKKPRKKRRKIRRHNK
- a CDS encoding SVSP family protein, with the protein product MRCSTYTSLLIIIVIGYTECGDNPNDDLANTEDTIENVSGDEFVNFLVSEATESSKDDQKQDSIPQTSGEVGIEEETQEEAKVYAELQPQKLYQEPIKQEFQISPQPVEYHDDDLYGPHSITAQTQSYYLPPTVQPQQQQPTAEQQYFYEPEQPPQTYEPPSTYPVQQYQPYQPQGPIPPPPMGPPLPYQQIPHQPPPQPQQQITQPAQYYVPPPIRPVQPYQPQQYAPPPIRPIQPYQPYQPYQPQQPYQPYQPYQPYQPYQPEQQFGHYQPPPQQISQQELISQQEPIPQQEPIPEYQPQQPIISQQPDDKIIEEEDESDKSIEKPSKKPKKKGPKRIYKKCQNISLIKRTDDGNLEVMTNTDYKSIYKDGSRERLRLYANLEQIFCDGEKAYQHEKITPYPKSLIVSRRTMGFVTISDNVHILVRNLTGNWIKILRIVPDYVEFYGEDVHGKVFLLTDEQYYMDLNSSDTFKYTFISGIKCIRVEVEGLLVWEKTPEDKYPTSISIISKTHVLIHYRQHYCVYVKKDNGYKLTKINPRARTDKS
- a CDS encoding SVSP family protein, producing MRCVICTYIITLVVIAYVKCSDKSPNLQGEGNGGSLVPDYNDSEEDDDNYNVTETSGETEPTQDPQTQVQTQDVNYYVTGPSDPYSSQPQIIDVYLLPGTQSPPPQPPQPTQPLQQYQPPQPQPVAVQFYPQVIPHPQPTQQPYGPYQPQPQYYPGYQQYVPPPQPPQYYGPQQYHPGIQYVPYQTFQIPQPQVGPPLPYQPIPYQLPPQPISYQPQPQHIPYQPQPQIVLAPPPQPMVQPMVQAHPITQPIPYQPSQPIVQPQDVTSQGPIQDQAQETTDKPEEKGAVGETGKLSLVFLKKNNQGDLVEMTKEDYNEKSSGVNVDKYSFKANLEEMIYNGESIYKHKSEKHYNKSLTHNKKFNVFIFRFLNGFVCVENIKGTWVQTGRTVPTFIKFFSRDKNGKDFLLNEGHYDLSLTCSKSFRYRFLSDVTCTKIIVKDLIAWEQSTEGYPSTVTFTIKGNVMLLFEDFTIVFGKSGGKYRYLYSVKNKKDCEDD